The following are encoded together in the Mycolicibacterium arabiense genome:
- a CDS encoding Trm112 family protein produces MLDQRLLDILVCPEDRGPLLFISGERDTLYNPRLRRAYRVEDDVPVLLVDEAETISDDAEHARLLELAGS; encoded by the coding sequence GTGCTCGACCAGCGTCTACTCGACATCCTCGTTTGCCCCGAGGACCGTGGCCCGTTGCTCTTCATCTCCGGCGAACGCGACACCCTCTACAACCCAAGGTTGCGTCGCGCGTACCGGGTCGAGGACGACGTGCCGGTGCTGCTCGTCGACGAGGCGGAGACCATCTCCGACGACGCCGAGCACGCTCGACTGCTCGAACTCGCGGGAAGCTAG
- a CDS encoding ABC transporter permease, with amino-acid sequence MSVTGGGVSVRHPAQHRAHQRRSRLSPAAYVATTVRILRQLSGDHRSVAMILVVPSAVITLLYFMFQNAPHRPGTPSPFDNACLIMLGVFPLIVMFLITSITMQRERVSGTLERILTTPLRRLDLLAAYGTAFSIAAAAQATLACVVSFWLLGLDTAGSPALVFAIAIVNAILGVGLGLLCSAFARTEFQAVQFMPVVIAPQLLLCGIIVPREALPEWFKWISNALPASYALEALREVGAHPDLTGTAARDIAVVVGFAVVALGLAAATLRRRTP; translated from the coding sequence ATGTCAGTCACTGGAGGAGGCGTTTCTGTCCGTCATCCGGCACAGCACCGGGCCCACCAGCGTCGCAGCCGGCTGAGTCCCGCGGCGTACGTCGCGACGACCGTGCGCATCCTGCGCCAACTCTCTGGCGACCATCGCAGCGTCGCGATGATCCTGGTGGTGCCCAGTGCGGTCATCACGCTGCTGTACTTCATGTTCCAGAACGCACCGCACCGGCCGGGGACGCCGTCCCCGTTCGACAATGCGTGCCTGATCATGCTGGGCGTCTTCCCGCTGATCGTGATGTTTCTGATCACCTCGATCACGATGCAGCGGGAGCGGGTGTCCGGGACGCTCGAGCGCATCCTCACCACTCCCCTGCGCAGGCTCGATCTGCTCGCCGCCTACGGCACGGCATTCTCGATCGCCGCTGCGGCGCAGGCCACCTTGGCCTGCGTCGTCTCGTTCTGGCTGTTGGGCCTCGACACCGCGGGCAGCCCGGCGCTGGTGTTCGCCATCGCCATCGTCAACGCGATCCTCGGCGTGGGACTCGGTCTGCTGTGCAGCGCGTTCGCCCGCACCGAGTTCCAGGCCGTGCAGTTCATGCCCGTCGTCATCGCGCCGCAGTTGCTGCTGTGCGGCATCATCGTTCCCCGCGAGGCGCTGCCGGAATGGTTTAAGTGGATCAGCAACGCACTCCCCGCGAGCTATGCGCTCGAGGCGCTGCGCGAGGTGGGCGCGCACCCCGACCTCACCGGGACGGCGGCGCGTGACATCGCGGTGGTGGTCGGCTTCGCCGTCGTCGCCCTGGGTCTCGCAGCTGCCACGTTGCGACGAAGGACTCCGTGA
- a CDS encoding NAD kinase — MTTERTVLLVVHTGRDDATETARRVEKVLRDNGVALRVLAAEAVDRGSMRLAPHDPTEWGLDSGVVDADERAAEGCELVLVLGGDGTFLRAAELARNVEIPVLGVNLGRIGFLAEAEADALDSVLEHVIQRDYRVEERMTLDVAVRVDGKIAQRGWALNEASLEKGPRLGVLGVVLEVDGRPVSAFGCDGVLVSTPTGSTAYAFSAGGPILWPDLESILVVPNNAHALFARPMVTSPDAAIAIEVEAGGYDAMVFCDGRREMQVPAGGRLEVTRCGTPLKWIRLDSAPFTDRLVRKFRLPVTGWRGQ, encoded by the coding sequence GTGACCACCGAACGCACTGTTCTGCTCGTGGTGCACACCGGCCGCGACGACGCGACGGAGACCGCGCGCCGGGTCGAGAAGGTGCTCCGCGACAACGGGGTGGCCCTGCGGGTGCTCGCGGCCGAGGCCGTCGACCGTGGATCCATGCGGCTGGCGCCGCATGACCCGACGGAGTGGGGTCTGGACAGCGGGGTCGTCGACGCCGATGAGCGGGCCGCCGAGGGGTGCGAGCTGGTGCTCGTCCTGGGTGGCGACGGAACCTTCCTGCGGGCAGCCGAACTGGCACGCAACGTGGAGATCCCGGTGCTCGGGGTCAACCTCGGCCGGATCGGCTTCCTCGCCGAAGCCGAGGCCGACGCGCTCGACAGCGTGCTGGAGCACGTCATCCAGCGTGACTACCGGGTCGAGGAACGCATGACACTCGACGTCGCCGTGCGCGTCGACGGCAAGATCGCGCAACGCGGCTGGGCGCTCAATGAGGCCAGCCTGGAGAAGGGCCCGCGGCTTGGCGTCCTCGGCGTCGTGCTCGAGGTCGACGGACGGCCGGTCTCGGCATTCGGGTGCGACGGCGTGCTGGTGTCGACGCCGACCGGGTCGACGGCGTATGCGTTCTCTGCGGGCGGACCGATCCTGTGGCCGGACCTCGAGTCGATCCTCGTCGTGCCGAACAATGCGCATGCGCTGTTCGCGCGGCCGATGGTCACCAGCCCGGATGCCGCGATCGCGATCGAGGTCGAAGCCGGCGGTTATGACGCGATGGTGTTCTGCGACGGTCGCCGCGAGATGCAGGTGCCGGCGGGAGGCCGCCTCGAGGTGACCCGGTGCGGAACGCCGCTCAAGTGGATCCGATTGGACAGTGCGCCGTTCACCGACCGCCTGGTGCGGAAGTTCCGGTTGCCGGTCACGGGTTGGCGCGGACAGTAG
- a CDS encoding DNA-3-methyladenine glycosylase, with translation MSPTNVPADPREAARRLLGARLLGRGVAAVIVEAEAYGGPVDGPWPDSAAHSFRGPTPRSAVMFGPPGRLYAYRSHGIHVCANVVCAEDGVAGAVLLRAAVIEDGEPLAAARRGPTVTPVALARGPGNLCSALGITLLDNGIDLFDPHGAVRLELGVPLDAAAGPRVGVSTAADRPWRYWVSGRPEVSAYRRSPRAPAPGASD, from the coding sequence GTGAGTCCGACGAACGTCCCCGCCGATCCCCGCGAGGCCGCGCGACGCCTGCTCGGCGCCCGTCTGCTCGGACGCGGAGTAGCGGCCGTGATCGTCGAGGCCGAGGCGTACGGCGGGCCGGTCGACGGGCCGTGGCCGGACTCCGCGGCCCACTCGTTTCGCGGACCGACGCCGCGCAGTGCGGTCATGTTCGGGCCCCCCGGCAGGCTGTATGCCTACCGCAGCCACGGCATCCACGTCTGCGCCAACGTCGTCTGCGCCGAGGATGGCGTCGCGGGAGCGGTGCTCCTCAGGGCCGCGGTGATCGAGGACGGTGAACCCCTGGCCGCCGCACGGCGTGGACCGACCGTCACGCCCGTCGCGCTTGCCCGCGGCCCGGGAAACTTGTGTTCGGCACTGGGAATCACGCTGCTGGACAACGGGATCGACCTGTTCGATCCGCACGGTGCGGTGCGCCTCGAACTCGGCGTGCCGCTCGACGCCGCCGCGGGGCCACGGGTCGGGGTGAGCACCGCCGCCGACCGGCCGTGGCGGTACTGGGTGTCGGGTCGGCCCGAGGTGTCGGCGTACCGGCGCAGCCCCAGGGCGCCCGCGCCGGGAGCCAGCGACTGA
- a CDS encoding tetratricopeptide repeat protein has translation MNRKLGGEAREVGRHHVAQDRQGGDRRSQRPSGSGGPRRPQRDSRGAPRSSGPNRARPNQPRSDGDSGERSGPALPPQIEAKQLAPDVRSELLTLDKSTADYVARHLVAAGDLLEENPQKALEHAQAARGRAGRIAAVREAVGIAAYHCGDWAQALSEFRAARRMGSKSALLPLIADCERGVGRPERAVELSRTPEAAALTGDDADELRIVVAGARSDLGQHEQALAGLSSPPLDSTRTGQTAARLFYVYADTLLELGRTADALQWFIHAAAADLEGLTDAEERITELS, from the coding sequence ATGAACCGTAAGCTCGGCGGAGAAGCGCGAGAAGTAGGAAGGCATCACGTGGCCCAAGACAGGCAAGGCGGTGACCGACGGTCGCAGCGTCCCTCGGGATCGGGTGGGCCTCGCCGGCCACAGCGTGATTCCCGTGGCGCCCCCCGTTCGTCCGGCCCGAATCGAGCCCGGCCGAATCAGCCGCGCTCCGACGGAGATTCGGGGGAACGGTCGGGCCCTGCCCTGCCGCCACAGATCGAGGCCAAGCAGCTCGCCCCCGACGTGCGCAGCGAACTGCTCACCCTGGACAAGTCGACTGCCGACTACGTCGCCCGCCATCTGGTCGCAGCCGGCGATCTCCTCGAGGAGAACCCGCAGAAGGCGCTCGAGCACGCGCAGGCGGCCCGTGGCCGTGCAGGCCGGATTGCCGCCGTGCGTGAGGCCGTGGGCATCGCGGCCTACCACTGTGGCGACTGGGCCCAGGCGCTCTCGGAGTTCCGCGCCGCCCGCCGCATGGGCAGCAAGTCGGCGCTCCTGCCGTTGATCGCCGACTGCGAGCGCGGCGTCGGCCGACCGGAACGGGCTGTCGAACTGTCCCGTACCCCCGAGGCGGCCGCGCTGACCGGTGACGACGCCGACGAACTCCGGATCGTCGTCGCGGGAGCACGCTCCGATCTGGGTCAGCACGAACAGGCGTTGGCGGGGCTGTCGTCGCCGCCACTGGATTCCACGCGTACCGGCCAGACCGCCGCGCGACTGTTCTACGTCTATGCCGACACACTCCTCGAACTGGGCCGGACGGCGGATGCCCTGCAGTGGTTCATCCACGCCGCAGCTGCCGACCTCGAAGGGCTCACCGATGCCGAGGAACGCATCACGGAGCTCTCCTGA
- a CDS encoding HAD-IIA family hydrolase, producing MTTLAEQHDCLLLDLDGTVFRGHQATEGSVETLASVTGRALFVTNNASRAPGDVAKHLNEMGFVADADDVVTSAQSAAKLLASQLPSGARVLVIGTDALADEMSNVGLVPVREATDDPAAVVQGHSPETGWANLAEAALAIRSGATWVAANVDRTLPSERGLLPGNGSMVAALRTATDQDPQVAGKPEPTLLNDALARGRFESPLVVGDRLDTDISGANAAGLPSLMVLTGVSTAPEMVRAVPRERPDYLGADLRSLHDDADTLRVAPHPAWRVDVDGDRVTVHAKGSATDDSLTVVRAVASAVWESGIEPGFVVDAGDDVARQALERWSLV from the coding sequence GTGACGACTCTCGCCGAGCAACACGACTGCCTGCTCCTCGATCTCGACGGCACCGTCTTCCGTGGCCACCAGGCGACCGAGGGGTCCGTCGAGACCCTCGCGTCGGTGACGGGTCGGGCATTGTTCGTCACGAACAACGCCTCCCGCGCACCCGGCGACGTGGCCAAGCACCTCAACGAGATGGGCTTCGTCGCCGATGCCGACGACGTGGTGACGAGCGCACAGAGTGCCGCGAAGCTGCTGGCGTCTCAATTGCCCTCGGGTGCACGGGTTCTGGTGATCGGCACCGATGCGCTCGCCGACGAGATGAGCAACGTCGGGCTCGTACCGGTGCGCGAAGCGACCGACGACCCCGCGGCCGTCGTGCAGGGACACTCACCCGAGACCGGCTGGGCGAACCTTGCCGAGGCCGCGCTCGCCATCCGCTCCGGCGCGACGTGGGTCGCCGCGAACGTCGACCGCACCCTGCCATCGGAACGGGGCCTGCTGCCGGGAAACGGCTCGATGGTCGCTGCGCTGCGGACCGCCACCGACCAGGATCCCCAGGTGGCCGGTAAGCCGGAGCCGACCCTGCTCAACGATGCACTGGCCCGCGGACGATTCGAGTCGCCGCTGGTGGTCGGCGACCGCCTGGACACCGACATATCTGGCGCCAATGCCGCGGGGCTGCCAAGCCTCATGGTGCTCACCGGCGTGAGCACGGCACCGGAGATGGTGCGCGCCGTCCCCCGAGAGCGCCCCGACTACCTCGGAGCCGACCTGCGGTCCTTGCACGACGACGCCGACACACTGCGCGTCGCGCCGCATCCGGCGTGGCGCGTCGACGTCGATGGCGATCGGGTCACCGTCCATGCGAAGGGTTCCGCAACCGACGATTCACTGACGGTGGTGCGCGCCGTCGCCAGTGCGGTGTGGGAATCGGGCATCGAGCCCGGGTTCGTCGTCGACGCAGGGGACGACGTGGCGCGGCAGGCGCTGGAACGCTGGTCGCTGGTCTGA
- the recN gene encoding DNA repair protein RecN produces MLSEIRIEALGAINAATAEFDRGLTVLTGETGTGKTMVVTGLHLLGGARADANRVRSGSDRAVVEGRFSTDDLTPDVAARIDEVLDASGAVRDDDGSVIAARSVSRDGPSRAYLGGRSVPAKSLSTFTTELLALHGQNDQLRLMRPDEQLVALDRFVDVESALSRYRSAREAWLTARRDLADRRQRAREMAQEADRLQFGLQEIDSVAPLPGEDEALVNDIRRLSELDAVRDAALVARTALAGPVDEPAAEGTSAADGVGQAKAALSATDDAALRTLGDRLTEAMAVIGDVATELGDFLSELPSDASTLETKLARQGELRALTRKYAADIDGVLAWAEDARRRVQQLDVSEEALATLAQRVTELEGAVVTAAVAITKTRTKAAKALAKAVTAELAGLAMTGAGFSISVSPMPARADDSAPLTLPTGEIVHAGHHGVDAVEFGFTPHSGSDALPLSKSASGGELSRVMLALEVVLAKSAEGTTMVFDEVDAGVGGRAAVQIGRRLARLARTHQVIVVTHLPQVAAYADVHLMVDSTGGRGKSSEVRRLDDDARVAELARMLAGLGESDSGRAHARELLEAARDHALQDAGQTA; encoded by the coding sequence GTGCTCTCCGAGATACGCATCGAGGCGTTGGGCGCCATCAACGCGGCCACCGCGGAGTTCGACCGCGGGCTGACGGTGTTGACGGGCGAGACCGGCACCGGCAAGACCATGGTCGTCACGGGTCTGCATCTGCTCGGCGGTGCACGCGCGGACGCCAACCGCGTGCGGTCGGGTTCCGACCGCGCCGTCGTCGAGGGACGGTTCAGCACCGACGACCTGACTCCCGACGTCGCCGCCCGCATCGACGAGGTGCTCGACGCGTCGGGCGCGGTGCGTGACGACGACGGCAGCGTCATCGCCGCACGCTCGGTGAGTCGCGACGGCCCGTCCCGGGCGTATCTTGGCGGCCGCAGCGTTCCGGCGAAGTCACTCAGCACGTTCACCACCGAATTGCTGGCCCTGCACGGGCAGAACGATCAGCTGCGGTTGATGCGGCCCGACGAACAGCTCGTTGCGCTCGACCGGTTCGTCGACGTCGAGTCGGCGCTGAGCCGCTACCGCAGTGCGCGGGAGGCGTGGCTGACGGCGCGGCGCGATCTCGCCGACCGCAGGCAACGGGCCCGGGAGATGGCGCAGGAGGCGGACCGGCTGCAGTTCGGTCTGCAGGAGATCGACTCCGTGGCGCCCCTGCCGGGGGAGGACGAGGCGCTCGTCAACGACATCCGCAGGCTCTCCGAACTCGACGCCGTCCGCGATGCCGCATTGGTGGCGCGCACGGCGCTGGCAGGACCGGTGGACGAACCGGCAGCCGAGGGCACGTCGGCCGCCGACGGCGTGGGCCAGGCCAAGGCCGCGCTGAGCGCCACCGACGACGCTGCGCTGCGGACACTCGGCGACCGCCTGACCGAGGCAATGGCCGTGATCGGTGACGTGGCAACCGAACTCGGCGACTTCCTGTCCGAATTGCCCAGCGACGCAAGCACCTTGGAGACGAAGCTGGCCCGGCAGGGGGAGTTGCGCGCACTCACCCGCAAGTACGCAGCCGACATCGACGGCGTGCTGGCGTGGGCGGAGGACGCGCGGCGCCGCGTGCAGCAGCTCGACGTGTCGGAGGAGGCGTTGGCCACGCTGGCGCAGCGCGTCACCGAACTGGAGGGCGCGGTCGTGACCGCTGCCGTCGCGATCACCAAGACACGTACCAAGGCGGCGAAGGCGCTGGCCAAGGCCGTCACGGCCGAACTCGCGGGTCTCGCGATGACCGGGGCGGGGTTCTCCATCTCGGTGTCGCCGATGCCCGCGCGGGCCGACGACTCGGCGCCGCTCACGCTGCCCACCGGGGAGATCGTGCACGCCGGCCATCACGGCGTCGACGCGGTCGAATTCGGCTTCACGCCGCACTCGGGGTCGGATGCGCTGCCGCTGTCCAAGAGCGCGTCGGGCGGTGAGCTGTCGCGGGTGATGCTCGCGCTGGAGGTCGTGCTCGCCAAGTCGGCGGAGGGCACCACGATGGTGTTCGACGAAGTCGATGCTGGCGTCGGCGGCCGGGCAGCCGTGCAGATCGGCCGGCGTCTGGCCCGGCTCGCGCGGACGCACCAGGTGATCGTGGTGACCCACCTGCCGCAGGTGGCTGCGTACGCCGACGTCCACCTGATGGTGGACAGCACCGGCGGACGGGGAAAGTCGAGCGAGGTCCGCAGGCTCGACGACGACGCGCGGGTGGCCGAATTGGCGCGCATGCTCGCGGGTTTGGGGGAGTCGGACAGCGGGCGCGCGCACGCGCGCGAACTGCTCGAGGCTGCGCGGGACCACGCGCTGCAGGACGCGGGCCAAACCGCCTGA
- a CDS encoding TlyA family RNA methyltransferase: MTRRARVDAELVRRGLARSRQQAAELIGAGRVRIDGIPAAKPATAVALDARLTVAEDERTWVSRGAHKLIGALDAFGIDVTGRRCLDAGASTGGFTEVLLDRGAVEVVAADVGYGQLAWSLRSDDRVTVVERTNVRNLTTEMIGGPVDLVVADLSFISLTTVLPALASCASPDADIVPMVKPQFEVGRERVGQGGVVSDPELRIDAVLTVARRAAELGWPAVDVTSSPLPGPSGNVEFFLRLRTPAPESLDGAALDAAVRNAVEKGPQ, encoded by the coding sequence GTGACTCGTCGTGCCCGGGTCGACGCCGAACTGGTCAGACGTGGTCTGGCACGGTCGCGGCAGCAGGCGGCCGAATTGATCGGCGCAGGCAGAGTCCGGATCGACGGCATACCGGCCGCGAAGCCGGCGACTGCGGTGGCACTCGACGCCCGCCTCACCGTGGCCGAGGACGAACGGACGTGGGTGTCGCGCGGAGCGCACAAGCTGATCGGCGCTCTGGACGCGTTCGGCATCGACGTCACCGGCCGCCGGTGCCTCGATGCGGGTGCGTCGACCGGAGGGTTCACCGAGGTACTACTCGACCGCGGCGCCGTAGAGGTCGTGGCGGCCGACGTCGGATACGGGCAACTCGCGTGGTCGCTGCGCTCCGACGATCGCGTCACGGTCGTCGAGCGTACGAACGTCCGCAACCTCACCACGGAGATGATCGGCGGACCGGTCGACCTGGTCGTCGCGGACCTGTCGTTCATCTCGCTGACGACGGTGCTACCCGCGCTCGCGTCGTGCGCGTCCCCGGACGCCGATATCGTTCCCATGGTGAAGCCGCAATTCGAGGTCGGCAGGGAGCGGGTCGGTCAGGGTGGCGTGGTGAGCGATCCCGAACTGCGGATCGACGCCGTTCTGACCGTCGCGCGCCGGGCCGCTGAACTGGGCTGGCCCGCAGTCGATGTGACGTCCAGCCCGTTACCCGGGCCGTCCGGCAACGTCGAGTTCTTCCTCCGGCTGCGGACGCCCGCGCCGGAATCGCTGGACGGTGCCGCGCTCGACGCGGCCGTCCGTAACGCAGTCGAGAAGGGGCCCCAGTGA
- the tyrS gene encoding tyrosine--tRNA ligase, producing MADDILDELEWRGLIAQSTDREALANDLAAGPLTLYSGFDPTAPSLHAGHLVPLLTLRRFQQAGHRPIVLAGGATGMIGDPRDTGERIMNSADTVADWADRIRGQLERFVEFDSSATGAVVENNLTWTGQLSAIEFLRDVGKYFSVNVMLDRDTVRRRLEGDGMSYTEFSYMLLQSNDYVELYQRHGCALQIGGSDQWGNIVAGVRLVRQKAGASVHAMTTPLVTDSEGKKFGKSTGGGNLWLDPALTSPYAWYQYFVNAADADVVPYLRWFTFLSREEIDDLDEATRSRPHERAAQRRLARELTTLVHGQAATEGVELASQALFGRAELTDLDEGTLAAALREAGNDQVAELAPDGPDSITDLLVETGLSASKGAARRTVAEGGVYVNNIRIDTDEWTPQPTDFLHGRWLVLRRGKRNIAGVQRIG from the coding sequence ATGGCTGACGACATCCTCGATGAACTGGAATGGCGCGGGCTGATCGCCCAGTCGACGGATCGCGAGGCATTGGCGAACGACCTCGCCGCGGGCCCGCTGACCCTGTATTCCGGATTCGATCCGACGGCGCCCAGCCTGCATGCAGGACATCTGGTCCCCCTGCTGACTCTGCGACGGTTCCAGCAGGCAGGTCACCGGCCCATCGTGTTGGCGGGCGGTGCGACCGGCATGATCGGCGATCCACGCGACACCGGGGAACGGATCATGAACTCGGCCGACACCGTGGCCGACTGGGCCGACAGAATCCGCGGCCAACTGGAGCGGTTCGTCGAGTTCGACTCGTCGGCCACCGGCGCCGTGGTCGAGAACAATCTCACCTGGACGGGACAGCTGTCGGCCATCGAGTTCCTGCGCGACGTCGGGAAGTACTTCTCGGTGAACGTGATGCTCGACCGGGACACCGTGCGACGCCGCCTCGAAGGTGACGGCATGAGCTACACCGAATTCAGCTACATGCTGCTGCAGTCCAACGACTACGTCGAGCTGTACCAGCGGCACGGGTGTGCGCTGCAGATCGGCGGCTCCGACCAGTGGGGCAACATCGTCGCCGGCGTGCGACTGGTGCGCCAGAAGGCCGGCGCCAGCGTGCACGCGATGACCACGCCGTTGGTGACCGACTCGGAGGGCAAGAAGTTCGGCAAGTCCACCGGTGGTGGGAACCTCTGGCTCGATCCAGCGCTGACCAGCCCGTATGCGTGGTACCAGTACTTCGTCAACGCTGCCGACGCCGACGTCGTTCCCTACCTGCGGTGGTTCACGTTCCTGTCGCGCGAGGAGATCGACGACCTCGACGAGGCCACCCGGAGCCGGCCACACGAGCGGGCTGCGCAACGCCGTCTGGCCCGGGAACTGACCACTCTGGTGCACGGGCAAGCCGCCACCGAGGGCGTCGAACTCGCGAGCCAGGCTCTGTTCGGACGTGCCGAACTCACCGACCTCGACGAGGGAACGCTGGCCGCCGCGTTGCGCGAGGCGGGCAACGACCAGGTCGCGGAACTCGCACCGGACGGGCCTGACTCCATCACCGATCTCCTGGTGGAAACCGGTCTGTCTGCGAGCAAGGGCGCTGCGCGCCGGACCGTCGCCGAAGGTGGCGTGTACGTCAACAACATTCGGATCGACACCGACGAATGGACGCCGCAGCCGACGGACTTCTTGCACGGTCGGTGGCTGGTGCTGCGCCGCGGCAAGCGGAACATCGCGGGAGTGCAGCGCATCGGGTGA
- a CDS encoding TetR/AcrR family transcriptional regulator: MSKRPGRPRGQSDTRDRILLNARELFARNGFDRTSVRSIAGAAGVDAALVHHYFGTKQQLFAAAIHIPIDPMQVLGPMRETPVAELGWKLPSLLLPLWDSELGSGFIATLRSLLAGEDVSLVRSFLQEVISVEVGRRVDDPPGSGRIRVQFVASQLVGVVMARYILELEPFASLPVEQIAETIAPNLQHYLTGDLPGLG, translated from the coding sequence GTGAGCAAGCGGCCCGGACGTCCGCGGGGTCAGTCCGACACCCGCGACAGGATTCTCCTCAACGCTCGAGAACTGTTCGCCCGCAACGGCTTCGATCGAACATCGGTCAGGTCGATCGCCGGCGCCGCCGGAGTCGACGCGGCGCTCGTCCACCACTACTTCGGCACCAAGCAGCAGCTGTTCGCCGCGGCCATCCACATACCGATCGACCCCATGCAGGTGCTCGGACCGATGCGCGAGACACCCGTGGCCGAACTCGGCTGGAAACTGCCGTCACTGCTGCTTCCGCTGTGGGACTCCGAACTGGGTTCCGGCTTCATCGCGACGCTGCGGTCGCTGCTGGCCGGAGAAGACGTCAGCCTCGTGCGGTCGTTCCTGCAGGAGGTCATCTCGGTTGAAGTCGGCCGTCGCGTCGACGACCCGCCCGGCTCGGGCCGGATCCGCGTGCAGTTCGTCGCGTCTCAGCTCGTCGGCGTCGTGATGGCGCGGTACATCTTGGAACTGGAGCCATTCGCATCGCTACCGGTCGAGCAGATCGCCGAGACGATTGCGCCGAATCTGCAGCACTACCTGACCGGCGACCTGCCGGGGTTGGGCTAG
- a CDS encoding ABC transporter ATP-binding protein, whose amino-acid sequence MMNSSSDELIAGTSTPAVAIEHLTVTRGGRLAVDDLTVEIPRGTITGLLGPSGCGKTTLMRCIVGTQLIASGTVTVLDHPAGSADLRGRVGYVTQQATIYDDLRVVDNVRYFASLYGTGAGAADEAIESVGLADHRTASCANLSGGQRTRVSLACALVARPELLVLDEPTVGLDPVLRVDLWQRFGELAREGTTLLVSSHVMDEADHCGDLILMREGRLLGHTTPTTLREDTGCQSLEEAFLSVIRHSTGPTSVAAG is encoded by the coding sequence ATGATGAACTCATCATCTGATGAATTAATCGCAGGCACGTCGACTCCGGCGGTGGCGATCGAGCACCTGACCGTCACCCGGGGTGGGCGCCTCGCCGTGGACGACCTGACCGTCGAGATCCCACGCGGCACGATCACCGGGCTGCTCGGTCCGTCCGGCTGCGGCAAGACGACGCTCATGCGGTGCATCGTCGGCACCCAGCTGATCGCGTCCGGCACGGTCACGGTGCTCGATCACCCGGCCGGGTCGGCCGACCTGCGGGGACGCGTCGGCTACGTAACTCAGCAGGCGACGATCTACGACGACCTGCGGGTCGTGGACAACGTGCGCTACTTCGCCTCCCTGTACGGAACGGGAGCAGGGGCGGCCGACGAGGCGATCGAATCGGTCGGCCTCGCCGATCATCGGACGGCGTCGTGCGCGAATCTCTCCGGCGGTCAACGCACCCGGGTTTCGCTGGCGTGCGCACTCGTCGCGCGACCGGAGCTGCTGGTACTCGACGAACCCACCGTCGGCCTCGATCCGGTGTTGCGGGTCGACCTCTGGCAGCGCTTCGGTGAGCTGGCGCGCGAAGGCACGACCCTGCTGGTGTCGAGCCACGTGATGGACGAAGCCGACCACTGCGGCGACCTGATCCTGATGCGCGAGGGCCGTCTGCTCGGCCACACCACCCCCACCACACTGCGAGAGGACACGGGATGTCAGTCACTGGAGGAGGCGTTTCTGTCCGTCATCCGGCACAGCACCGGGCCCACCAGCGTCGCAGCCGGCTGA